In a genomic window of Trachemys scripta elegans isolate TJP31775 chromosome 12, CAS_Tse_1.0, whole genome shotgun sequence:
- the LOC117885591 gene encoding olfactory receptor 5V1-like has protein sequence MENQTTVAKFIILGISSDPQLQVFLFLVFLVIYVITLLGNMLIMLVIKVDPHLQSPMHFFLSHLSFVDICYSSTIVPKMLENFLAEKKTISANGCITQIFFIILSSGAEIFTLAAMAYDRYAAICDPLHYMETMKKRLCRQLVVGAWIIGFIDALLNTIPLLKLHFCGPSEINHFTCELPSLLVLSCTETFNNEVVLLSSIAIFGSSSFLLTLVSYIHIIATILRIHSMDGRRKAFSTCSSHLLIVILYFGTGSFRYVRPSSASSEVLDMLVSIQYSILTPMLNPIIYSLKNKEVKRAIVNMLKKA, from the coding sequence ATGGAGAATCAAACCACTGTGGCCAAATTTATTATCTTAGGAATTTCCAGTGACCCTCAGCTCCAGGTTTTCCTGTTCTTGGTATTTTTAGTTATTTATGTAATAACCTTACTGGGGAACATGCTTATCATGTTGGTGATAAAGGTTGATCCTCATCTTCAATCACCCATGCACTTCTTTCTGTCCCATTTATCCTTTGTTGACATCTGCTATTCCTCCACCATTGTCCCCAAGATGCTGGAGAACTTTCTAGCAGAGAAGAAAACCATTTCTGCCAATGGCTGCATTACCcaaatattctttattattttgtcATCTGGTGCTGAAATTTTCACTCTTGCAGCTATGGCTTATGACCGATATGCTGCCATATGTGACCCACTGCATTATATGGAAACAATGAAGAAACGACTCTGCCGACAGCTAGTGGTGGGTGCATGGATCATTGGCTTTATAGATGCTCTGTTAAATACTATTCCTCTGCTAAAATTACACTTCTGTGGTCCAAGCGAAATCAACCATTTCACCTGTGAGCTCCCTTCACTCTTGGTCTTGTCCTGCACTGAGACCTTCAACAATGAAGTGGTGCTCCTTTCCTCCATTGCAATATTTGGATCCAGCTCCTTCCTGCTCACACTGGTCTCCTACATTCACATAATTGCCACCATCCTGAGAATACACTCCATGGATGGCAGgcgtaaagccttctccacctgcagctcccaccttctCATCGTTATTTTATACTTTGGGACAGGTTCCTTTCGATATGTGAGACCCAGCTCAGCATCCTCCGAGGTTCTGGATATGCTGGTGTCCATCCAGTACAGCATCTTGACCCCTATGTTAAATcccatcatctacagcctgaaAAACAAGGAGGTGAAAAGAGCCATAGTGAATATGTTGAAAAAAGCATAA
- the LOC117885593 gene encoding olfactory receptor 6B1-like encodes MDARNQSAVAEFILLGFDSLQRWQAFLFFTFFLLAYALTIMANATIIATVWKDSRLHTPMYFFLSNFSFMEIWYTTVTVPKMLSSFMVERTTISVSGCIIQFYVFFCLGTTECMFMGVMAYDRYIAICYPLRYSTLMNKKVCTQLAVGSWVSGFIGHLPLTISTTQFFFCGPNKINHFYCDLAPVLNLSCTDTSVSERIFFTFAWVIILCSFLLTMMSYCYIISTICRMPSTTGRQRAFSTCASHLTVVTIFYSTVTFMYVRPTVRYTFQADKVVSIFYCVVTPLLNPVIYNLRNKEMKEALRRVLCSRRMMNWKKVGLINWDS; translated from the coding sequence ATGGATGCCAGAAACCAGAGTGCTGTTGCCGAATTCATCCTCTTAGGGTTCGATAGCCTACAAAGATGGCAggcctttcttttctttaccttCTTCCTCCTTGCTTATGCCTTGACCATAATGGCCAATGCCACCATCATCGCCACGGTGTGGAAGGACAGCCGCCTTCACAcacccatgtacttcttcctaaGCAACTTCTCTTTCATGGAGATCTGGTACACCACAGTCACCGTGCCCAAGATGCTGTCCAGCTTCATGGTGGAGAGGACCACCATATCTGTGTCGGGCTGCATCATCCAATTCTACGTCTTCTTCTGCTTGGGAACCACAGAGTGCATGTTCATGGGTGTGATGGCTTATGATCGCTACATTGCCATCTGCTACCCCCTGCGCTACAGCACCCTGATGAACAAAAAGGTCTGCACGCAGCTGGCTGTTGGTTCTTGGGTGAGTGGTTTCATTGGCCATTTGCCCCTCACCATCTCTACCACTCAGTTCTTCTTCTGCGGCCCCAACAAGATCAACCACTTCTACTGTGACCTGGCACCAGTGCTGAACCTCTCATGCACAGACACCTCAGTCAGTGAGAGGATATTCTTCACCTTCGCCTGGGTCATCATCCTCTGCTCCTTCCTGCTCACTATGATGTCCTATTGCTACATCATCTCCACCATCTGCAGGATGCCCTCCACCACTGGCAGACAACGGGCCTTTTCCACCTGCGCCTCCCACCTCACTGTGGTCACCATTTTCTACAGCACTGTCACCTTCATGTATGTCCGGCCCACGGTGCGCTACACCTTCCAGGCAGACAAGGTGGTCTCCATCTTCTACTGTGTAGTCACCCCGCTCCTCAACCCTGTCATCTACAACCTGAGGAACAAGGAAATGAAGGAAGCGCTGAGGAGGGTGCTGTGCAGCAG